In the Camelus ferus isolate YT-003-E chromosome 34, BCGSAC_Cfer_1.0, whole genome shotgun sequence genome, one interval contains:
- the KRAS gene encoding GTPase KRas isoform X3, with translation MTEYKLVVVGAGGVGKSALTIQLIQNHFVDEYDPTIEDSYRKQVVIDGETCLLDILDTAGQEEYSAMRDQYMRTGEGFLCVFAINNTKSFEDIHHYREQIKRVKDSEDVPMVLVGNKCDLPSRTVDTKQAQDLARSYGIPFIETSAKTRQRVEDAFYTLVREIRQYRLKKICKEEKTPGCVKIKKCIVMGVDDAFYTLVREIRKHKEKMSKDGKKKKKKSKTKCIIM, from the exons ATGactgaatataaacttgtggtagTTGGAGCTGGTGGCGTAGGCAAGAGTGCCTTGACGATACAGCTAATTCAGAATCACTTTGTGGACGAATATGATCCTACGATAGAG GATTCCTACAGGAAACAAGTAGTAATTGATGGAGAAACCTGTCTCTTGGATATTCTCGACACAGCAGGTCAAGAGGAGTACAGTGCAATGAGGGACCAGTACATGAGGACTGGGGAGGGCTTTCTTTGTGTATTTGCCATAAATAATACTAAGTCATTTGAAGATATTCACCATTATAG agaacaaataaaaagagTTAAAGACTCTGAAGATGTACCTATGGTCCTAGTAGGAAATAAATGTGATTTGCCTTCTAGAACAGTAGACACAAAACAGGCTCAGGACTTAGCAAGAAGTTATGGAATTCCCTTCATTGAAACATCAGCAAAAACAAGACAG AGAGTGGAGGATGCTTTCTATACATTGGTGAGAGAGATCCGACAATacagattgaaaaaaatctgcaaagaagaaaagactCCTGGctgtgtgaaaattaaaaaatgcattgtaAT G GGTGTTGACGATGCCTTCTATACATTAGTTCGAGAAATtcgaaaacataaagaaaagatgAGCAAAGAcggtaaaaagaagaaaaagaagtcaaagacaaagtgtataattatgtaa
- the KRAS gene encoding GTPase KRas isoform X2: MTEYKLVVVGAGGVGKSALTIQLIQNHFVDEYDPTIEDSYRKQVVIDGETCLLDILDTAGQEEYSAMRDQYMRTGEGFLCVFAINNTKSFEDIHHYREQIKRVKDSEDVPMVLVGNKCDLPSRTVDTKQAQDLARSYGIPFIETSAKTRQGVDDAFYTLVREIRKHKEKMSKDGKKKKKKSKTKCIIM, encoded by the exons ATGactgaatataaacttgtggtagTTGGAGCTGGTGGCGTAGGCAAGAGTGCCTTGACGATACAGCTAATTCAGAATCACTTTGTGGACGAATATGATCCTACGATAGAG GATTCCTACAGGAAACAAGTAGTAATTGATGGAGAAACCTGTCTCTTGGATATTCTCGACACAGCAGGTCAAGAGGAGTACAGTGCAATGAGGGACCAGTACATGAGGACTGGGGAGGGCTTTCTTTGTGTATTTGCCATAAATAATACTAAGTCATTTGAAGATATTCACCATTATAG agaacaaataaaaagagTTAAAGACTCTGAAGATGTACCTATGGTCCTAGTAGGAAATAAATGTGATTTGCCTTCTAGAACAGTAGACACAAAACAGGCTCAGGACTTAGCAAGAAGTTATGGAATTCCCTTCATTGAAACATCAGCAAAAACAAGACAG GGTGTTGACGATGCCTTCTATACATTAGTTCGAGAAATtcgaaaacataaagaaaagatgAGCAAAGAcggtaaaaagaagaaaaagaagtcaaagacaaagtgtataattatgtaa
- the KRAS gene encoding GTPase KRas isoform X1, translating to MTEYKLVVVGAGGVGKSALTIQLIQNHFVDEYDPTIEDSYRKQVVIDGETCLLDILDTAGQEEYSAMRDQYMRTGEGFLCVFAINNTKSFEDIHHYREQIKRVKDSEDVPMVLVGNKCDLPSRTVDTKQAQDLARSYGIPFIETSAKTRQRVEDAFYTLVREIRQYRLKKICKEEKTPGCVKIKKCIVM from the exons ATGactgaatataaacttgtggtagTTGGAGCTGGTGGCGTAGGCAAGAGTGCCTTGACGATACAGCTAATTCAGAATCACTTTGTGGACGAATATGATCCTACGATAGAG GATTCCTACAGGAAACAAGTAGTAATTGATGGAGAAACCTGTCTCTTGGATATTCTCGACACAGCAGGTCAAGAGGAGTACAGTGCAATGAGGGACCAGTACATGAGGACTGGGGAGGGCTTTCTTTGTGTATTTGCCATAAATAATACTAAGTCATTTGAAGATATTCACCATTATAG agaacaaataaaaagagTTAAAGACTCTGAAGATGTACCTATGGTCCTAGTAGGAAATAAATGTGATTTGCCTTCTAGAACAGTAGACACAAAACAGGCTCAGGACTTAGCAAGAAGTTATGGAATTCCCTTCATTGAAACATCAGCAAAAACAAGACAG AGAGTGGAGGATGCTTTCTATACATTGGTGAGAGAGATCCGACAATacagattgaaaaaaatctgcaaagaagaaaagactCCTGGctgtgtgaaaattaaaaaatgcattgtaATGTAA
- the ETFRF1 gene encoding electron transfer flavoprotein regulatory factor 1, whose protein sequence is MKMANSLRGEVLNLYKNLLYLGRDYPKGADYFKRRLKNVFLKNKDVKDPEKIRELIGRGKFVMKELEALYFLRKYRAMKQRYYSDTN, encoded by the exons ATGAAAATGGCTAATTCTTTAAGAGGAGAAGTACtgaatctttataaaaat ctgcTGTATCTTGGACGAGACTATCCAAAAGGAGCAGACTATTTTAAAAGGCGTCTGAagaatgttttccttaaaaacaaagatgtgaaGGACCCAGAGAAGATCAGAGAACTTATTGGACGGGGCAAATTTGTAATGAAAGAACTAGAAGCATTATACTTCCTTAGGAAATACAGAGCTATGAAACAACGCTATTATTCAGATACTAACTGA